Proteins encoded within one genomic window of Paramisgurnus dabryanus chromosome 13, PD_genome_1.1, whole genome shotgun sequence:
- the rcvrn2 gene encoding recoverin 2 has product MGNAKSSAMSKAILEDLKLNTRFSEEELSQWYENFQKQCPSGRITPAEFTKIYERFFPDSDTACYAQHVFRSFDTNDDGTLDFKEYIIALHMTSTGKTERKLEWAFSLFDVDKNGYITKAEVKEICQAIFKLIPKEEQENLPDDENTPEKRANKLWSFFDKKDNERLAEGEFIQGILDNEDALHFIQYEPPK; this is encoded by the exons ATGGGAAACGCCAAAAGCAGCGCTATGTCCAAGGCGATTTTGGAGGACCTGAAACTTAACACCAGATTTTCAGAAGAAGAGCTGTCACAGTGGTACGAGAATTTTCAGAAGCAGTGCCCATCCGGCCGAATCACACCTGCTGAGTTTACAAAGATCTACGAACGGTTCTTCCCAGACAGTGACACCGCGTGTTACGCCCAGCATGTATTCCGCTCATTTGATACAAACGATGATGGGACGCTGGATTTCAAGGAATACATCATTGCTCTCCATATGACGTCGACTGGAAAGACGGAGCGTAAACTGGAGTGGGCCTTCTCACTGTTTGATGTTGACAAGAATGGCTACATCACCAAGGCAGAAGTGAAGGAAATATGCCAG GCCATCTTTAAGCTGATCCCCAAAGAAGAACAAGAGAATCTTCCAGATGATGAAAACACTCCAGAAAAAAGAGCAAACAAACTGTGGTCTTTCTTCGATAAGAAAGATAATG AACGGCTGGCTGAGGGGGAGTTTATTCAGGGCATTCTCGACAATGAGGATGCTCTTCACTTCATTCAGTATGAGCCCCCAAAGTAA
- the LOC135743192 gene encoding transmembrane protein 100, protein MATNVDLPVQPNPTQSVTYDPKSETVTLPPGVVSVAGVTVVTGGAELSCNSCMLTFGVWGSLVGLSVVALGLWDHSVYKNSGPSHLLTLGLVVLLTSIGLVGVVNGFRFLMKKRRMKARRERQEGNLVLVNDYAEVVLKRVTV, encoded by the coding sequence ATGGCAACAAACGTGGACCTTCCAGTTCAACCTAACCCGACTCAATCCGTGACTTATGATCCAAAGTCTGAAACAGTAACATTACCACCTGGAGTGGTTTCTGTGGCAGGTGTCACTGTGGTCACTGGAGGAGCGGAGCTGTCCTGCAATTCCTGTATGTTGACCTTTGGGGTTTGGGGAAGTCTGGTTGGTTTGAGTGTGGTGGCATTGGGGTTATGGGATCATTCAGTGTATAAGAACAGTGGTCCATCACACCTACTGACTCTTGGATTGGTCGTGCTTCTTACCAGTATAGGACTTGTAGGTGTTGTGAATGGATTCCGTTTCTTGATGAAGAAGAGAAGGATGAAAGCCAGAAGAGAAAGACAAGAAGGTAATTTAGTGTTAGTTAATGATTATGCAGAAGTTGTTTTAAAAAGAGTGACAGTGTAA
- the LOC135728031 gene encoding cell adhesion molecule CEACAM1-like — protein MSPVTCQHEASGDHSYPVTNVSITGPNITLVEGKTSAKFSCDGKGSITTTEWLKDGQRLSESDRIIFSADNRSVSINPVSRSDSGEYICNLSNPIIHDQANYSITVFYGPDVKILGAEILDEGSDILLYCLVSSAPPASLIWTVNYKDAGTSALYMQENSRLSHSGIYTCSASNNITGEIRSAKHTLTVRGTSVLTPGEIAGIVVGVILLVLLAVSMFFNFRNFKGFRGNAQIHNEDNMKNQDRQIPKIPKVEETPMEIIAFKNPTTYQNTDDIYMCEDNGWGLQMSIGFGEQGMHRFMKLFLLTS, from the exons ATGAGTCCTGTGACTTGCCAACATGAAGCATCCGGAGACCATTCAT ATCCAGTGACTAATGTATCGATCACGGGTCCGAACATCACTCTTGTGGAGGGTAAAACCTCAGCTAAATTCAGCTGTGATGGAAAAGGTAGCATCACTACTACTGAGTGGTTGAAGGATGGACAACGTCTATCTGAAAGCGACCGCATCATCTTCTCAGCTGATAACAGATCAGTGTCGATCAATCCAGTGAGCAGATCAGACAGTGGGGAATACATTTGCAACCTCAGCAATCCTATCATACATGATCAGGCTAATTACAGCATTACTGTATTCT ATGGGCCTGATGTGAAGATACTTGGTGCAGAGATATTGGATGAAGGCTCAGACATCCTTTTGTACTGCTTAGTGTCGTCTGCACCTCCAGCTTCTCTCATATGGACAGTAAATTATAAGGATGCTGGAACCTCAGCTTTATACATGCAAGAGAACAGCAGATTGAGCCACAGTGGAATCTATACCTGCTCAGCATCAAACAACATCACTGGAGAAATAAGATCTGCAAAACACACCCTCACAGTACGAG GTACCTCTGTGCTGACTCCTGGAGAAATAGCAGGCATCGTAGTGGGAGTTATATTACTAGTGCTgttggcagttagtatgtttttCAACTTTCG AAACTTCAAAGGCTTCAGAGGAAATGCACAAATACATA ATGAGGATAATATGAAGAATCAGGACAGACAGATTCCCAAAATACCCAAAGTGGAGGAGACTCCTATGGAAATAATTGCCTTTAAAAATCCAACTACATATCAAAACACAGATGACATTTACATGTGTGAGGATAATG GTTGGGGCTTGCAGATGTCAATTGGTTTTGGTGAACAAGGCATGCATCGCTTTATGAAACTATTCTTATTGACCTCTTGA